The Petroclostridium xylanilyticum genome has a segment encoding these proteins:
- a CDS encoding MFS transporter, producing the protein MSIKETACAKNCGAFVLEEYVEVNMIMIGKALNNYSKDFLLFILCSIFIGIGMGINETTFNNFLDKTYSITPFMRGLTEFPREFPGFFVVLISFSVFHFLGDIRLAIIANMIAAVGMVGIGFFAPTYGILLIWLFIMSSGIHIYLPLTSSIGMSLSDGKKDGSVLGMFQGISTAATVMGCAVVWLGFRFFNFNYRITFSISAIALACAALIFMSMTRGTYQPRKTRVLLKKRYLLFYWLNILYGARKQVFLTFAPWVLIKIFKQDVEIFAVLGIIGAVTGMFFKPVLGKLIDLLGEKFILAAEAVILVFVCIGYGYAEKLGLGKYAIYLAFTCFIIDQMLMAVSMARATYIKKIAEEPGDISPTIAMGVSIDHVVAMTIPFIGGILWDQFGYEYVFLCAAVIAVINFFSVMRMQVPSETTKKVMFAQEEGMQLGDGST; encoded by the coding sequence TTGTCTATTAAGGAAACAGCTTGTGCAAAAAACTGTGGCGCCTTTGTTCTTGAAGAATATGTGGAGGTTAATATGATTATGATTGGGAAAGCACTAAATAACTACAGTAAGGACTTTTTATTATTTATACTTTGCAGTATATTTATAGGAATAGGAATGGGAATAAATGAAACTACTTTTAATAACTTTCTGGATAAGACCTATAGCATTACGCCTTTTATGAGGGGATTAACCGAGTTCCCGAGGGAATTCCCCGGATTTTTTGTTGTACTCATTTCTTTTTCTGTTTTTCATTTTTTAGGGGATATACGGTTGGCTATCATTGCGAATATGATTGCAGCAGTGGGTATGGTGGGCATTGGCTTTTTTGCACCTACTTACGGAATTTTATTAATATGGCTTTTTATTATGAGTTCAGGTATTCACATCTACTTACCTTTAACTTCAAGCATAGGAATGTCTTTATCCGATGGCAAAAAAGATGGCAGTGTTTTAGGGATGTTTCAGGGTATTTCTACAGCTGCTACCGTAATGGGGTGTGCCGTCGTCTGGCTGGGTTTTAGATTTTTTAATTTTAACTACAGGATTACCTTTTCAATTTCAGCAATAGCACTGGCATGTGCAGCATTGATTTTTATGTCCATGACCCGGGGGACATACCAACCCCGTAAAACGAGAGTATTGCTTAAAAAAAGATACCTGTTATTTTACTGGTTGAATATACTCTACGGTGCCCGTAAACAGGTATTTCTGACTTTTGCTCCATGGGTACTGATTAAAATATTTAAGCAGGATGTGGAAATATTTGCAGTACTGGGGATTATAGGTGCGGTTACAGGCATGTTTTTTAAACCCGTACTGGGGAAATTAATTGATTTGCTGGGGGAAAAATTCATATTGGCAGCAGAAGCTGTCATACTGGTGTTTGTATGTATAGGATACGGATATGCTGAAAAATTGGGGTTAGGCAAATATGCGATATATCTCGCTTTTACCTGCTTCATTATAGACCAGATGCTAATGGCCGTAAGTATGGCAAGGGCAACATATATCAAAAAGATAGCAGAGGAACCGGGAGATATTTCACCTACCATTGCAATGGGAGTAAGCATCGACCATGTTGTTGCAATGACCATACCGTTTATCGGAGGGATTCTGTGGGACCAATTTGGATATGAGTATGTTTTCCTCTGCGCAGCGGTGATCGCAGTAATAAACTTTTTCTCGGTTATGCGAATGCAAGTACCGTCCGAAACTACTAAAAAAGTCATGTTTGCACAGGAAGAAGGGATGCAGCTTGGGGACGGTTCGACATAA
- a CDS encoding helix-turn-helix domain-containing protein has translation MKIDLLKASRNLSELDLKIIADNLLIDVLWFRAMVNEGDWIINRHTHSTYEFHFISSGCCRVILDGGEFKASAGEFYLTAPGIHHEQRNIGKEKFIEYSLNCDISLIEDKISEAYYLIRILRETPCMIFKDSQGAIRLFDKALGEAHQQNIGFYNNIKSIVVQIITAAARAMNRDSAVRYDVPFKRKKDDYRFLQIQKFIEDNISNPISTIDVARYMCLSDKQVCRIIKERMGISTKDFILQMKLKKSKELLENTGLSIKEIADALGFSSEYYFSQFFKRHEGFPPGIFRDNVQNVQKY, from the coding sequence TTGAAAATTGATTTACTAAAAGCTTCACGTAACCTTTCGGAACTTGACTTAAAAATTATAGCAGATAATCTCCTAATAGATGTTTTATGGTTTAGGGCAATGGTTAATGAAGGAGATTGGATAATCAACAGGCACACTCATTCTACCTATGAATTTCACTTTATTTCTTCCGGCTGTTGTAGGGTTATACTTGATGGTGGAGAATTTAAGGCGAGTGCAGGTGAATTTTATTTAACCGCTCCTGGGATACATCATGAACAAAGGAATATTGGTAAGGAAAAATTTATTGAATATAGCTTAAATTGTGATATTAGCCTTATTGAAGATAAAATTTCAGAAGCATATTATCTTATAAGAATACTAAGAGAAACCCCCTGTATGATTTTTAAAGACTCCCAGGGAGCAATAAGACTTTTTGATAAGGCATTGGGGGAGGCACACCAGCAGAATATAGGATTTTATAATAACATTAAAAGTATTGTTGTACAGATCATTACAGCAGCTGCTAGGGCGATGAACCGGGATTCAGCGGTCAGATATGATGTGCCTTTCAAGCGAAAAAAAGATGATTACCGGTTTTTGCAAATACAAAAATTCATTGAGGATAATATCTCAAATCCTATTTCAACAATAGACGTAGCAAGATACATGTGCCTGAGTGATAAACAGGTATGCCGCATCATTAAGGAGAGAATGGGAATCTCTACAAAAGATTTCATCCTTCAGATGAAACTGAAAAAATCAAAAGAATTACTGGAAAATACAGGCCTTTCAATAAAAGAAATAGCAGATGCACTTGGGTTTTCCAGCGAATATTATTTTAGTCAGTTTTTCAAAAGGCATGAAGGGTTTCCTCCCGGCATTTTTAGAGATAACGTACAAAATGTCCAAAAATATTAA
- a CDS encoding alpha-mannosidase — protein sequence MFFAEERIKRILSDLDKYIYPEYETIASYKMKQGSLQGGERMGLETTAWDSFLPGERWGGRDQHCWFRTEVTIPARFDGKTVVFEVRTGREGQWDATNPQFLIYVNGKLIQGLDVNHREIILSEKANAGEVFEIALHAYSGMNDGLVELNSRIAVLDKEAEKLYYNISVPLQVAVLLDKEDKRRIDILNFLNQAVNMLDLRKPFSESYNRSVKEANRFLEEDFYGKYCGCEDVIAHCVGHTHIDVAWLWTIAQTREKAARSFSTVLNLMKEYPEYIFMSSQPQLYKFIKEDHPELYGQIKERVGEGRWEPEGAMWLEADCNLCSGESLVRQLLFGTRFFEKEFGIKNKILWLPDVFGYSAALPQILKKSDIHYFMTTKISWNQFNKIPYDTFMWKGVDGTEILTHFITTRDHKSQEHSGNSNFTTYNGHIHPTAIMGGWERYQQKNINNDILIAFGYGDGGGGPTKEMLENARRMGRGIPGCPKVKMGTAGEYFRKLEKKVAGSKYLPKWVGELYLEYHRGTYTSMGRNKKYNRKSELLYQDVEFLSTLAMTLGKEYPQESINQNWAIILLNQFHDILPGSSIKEVYEESREQYEKVLAEGNKMARQAVDSIAANIKLEKLSVVVYNTLSFERSDIAIFDIPDGMVNPCIVDELGYKVPCQAVEGQGQRKAMFFAENIPAKGYRTYVLEEAQTSEVSNLNISENKLENAYFAIEIDEKGTLSSVYDKINRREVLKQGGRGNQLQAFEDKPMNYDNWDIDIYYQEKMWEVDQVEKVEVIENGPVRGGVRIYKKFLDSTIIQNIYIYKDVPRIDFDTYVDWKEDQVLLKAAFPVDVHADKATYEIQYGNVERPTHWNTSWDVARFEVCAHKWADISEEGFGVSLLNDCKYGHDIKDGNIRLTLIKSGIHPNKEADREEHYFTYSLYPHGGDWKAGRTVQMAYSLNIPLYTKVEQPHDGILPSSLSMVHVSRDNVIIEAVKKAEDSDEIIIRLYECHNRRSNVRVTFYKELRRVVECNLMEKELEEIVPEGNSFSFQIKPYEIKTFKLNAPHC from the coding sequence ATGTTTTTTGCCGAGGAAAGAATTAAAAGGATTTTGAGTGACCTGGACAAATATATATACCCGGAATATGAGACGATAGCTTCATATAAAATGAAGCAGGGCTCTTTGCAAGGTGGTGAGCGGATGGGACTGGAGACCACCGCATGGGATTCGTTCCTTCCGGGAGAACGCTGGGGCGGCAGAGACCAGCACTGCTGGTTCAGGACGGAAGTTACAATACCTGCCAGATTTGATGGGAAAACAGTAGTGTTTGAAGTAAGGACTGGAAGAGAAGGGCAATGGGACGCGACAAACCCCCAGTTTCTTATCTATGTAAATGGAAAGCTTATACAAGGTCTGGATGTAAACCACAGGGAAATTATACTTTCTGAAAAAGCTAATGCCGGGGAAGTCTTTGAAATAGCGTTACATGCTTATTCAGGAATGAATGACGGACTGGTGGAACTAAATTCCAGGATCGCAGTGCTTGATAAAGAAGCAGAAAAGCTGTACTACAATATTAGTGTACCTCTTCAGGTTGCTGTTCTTCTGGATAAGGAAGACAAAAGAAGAATTGACATTTTGAATTTTCTTAATCAGGCAGTAAACATGCTGGACCTCAGGAAGCCTTTTTCAGAAAGCTATAATCGTTCTGTTAAAGAAGCCAACCGGTTTTTAGAAGAAGATTTCTATGGTAAATACTGTGGCTGTGAGGATGTCATAGCGCATTGTGTGGGTCATACCCATATCGATGTAGCGTGGCTGTGGACAATAGCACAAACCAGGGAAAAAGCAGCAAGAAGCTTCTCTACAGTACTCAACCTGATGAAAGAATATCCTGAGTATATTTTTATGTCAAGCCAGCCCCAGCTTTATAAGTTCATAAAAGAAGACCATCCTGAGCTTTACGGGCAAATTAAAGAAAGAGTAGGGGAAGGAAGATGGGAACCGGAAGGTGCTATGTGGCTTGAAGCTGACTGCAATCTATGCTCCGGAGAGTCATTGGTAAGACAGCTACTGTTTGGGACAAGATTTTTTGAGAAAGAATTCGGAATCAAAAATAAAATATTGTGGTTGCCGGATGTATTCGGATATAGTGCTGCACTTCCACAAATCTTAAAAAAATCGGATATTCATTATTTTATGACCACTAAAATAAGCTGGAACCAGTTTAATAAAATACCGTATGATACTTTTATGTGGAAAGGTGTAGACGGGACAGAAATCTTAACCCATTTTATTACTACAAGAGATCATAAATCCCAGGAGCATAGTGGAAATTCCAACTTTACAACCTATAATGGCCATATTCACCCAACTGCCATTATGGGAGGCTGGGAAAGATACCAGCAAAAAAATATTAATAATGATATTCTCATTGCTTTTGGGTATGGTGATGGCGGCGGCGGTCCAACCAAGGAAATGCTGGAGAATGCCCGGAGAATGGGAAGAGGTATTCCCGGATGTCCAAAGGTAAAGATGGGCACAGCCGGTGAATATTTTAGAAAATTGGAGAAGAAGGTAGCAGGAAGCAAGTATTTGCCTAAATGGGTAGGAGAGCTATATCTTGAATACCATCGAGGGACCTATACCTCCATGGGCAGAAACAAGAAATATAACCGCAAGAGTGAGCTTCTCTATCAGGATGTAGAATTTTTATCCACACTCGCTATGACTTTAGGTAAGGAATATCCGCAAGAGAGCATTAATCAGAACTGGGCAATCATTTTACTCAATCAGTTCCACGATATACTGCCCGGTTCTTCCATTAAGGAAGTCTATGAAGAATCAAGGGAGCAGTATGAAAAAGTACTGGCTGAAGGAAATAAGATGGCCAGACAGGCTGTAGACAGCATTGCTGCAAATATTAAACTGGAAAAACTTTCGGTTGTAGTATACAATACCTTATCTTTTGAACGGAGTGACATAGCAATTTTTGATATACCTGATGGTATGGTTAACCCATGTATTGTAGATGAATTGGGCTATAAAGTTCCATGCCAGGCAGTTGAAGGACAAGGACAAAGAAAAGCTATGTTTTTTGCGGAAAACATTCCGGCGAAAGGGTATAGAACTTATGTTTTGGAAGAGGCACAAACCAGTGAAGTAAGTAATCTTAATATTAGTGAGAACAAACTTGAGAATGCATACTTTGCCATTGAAATAGATGAAAAGGGGACCTTGTCGTCTGTCTATGACAAGATCAATAGACGGGAGGTACTCAAGCAAGGTGGGCGGGGCAACCAGCTCCAGGCATTCGAAGATAAACCTATGAACTACGACAACTGGGACATAGATATCTACTATCAGGAAAAGATGTGGGAAGTAGACCAGGTAGAAAAAGTAGAGGTTATAGAAAATGGTCCGGTTCGGGGCGGGGTGAGAATTTATAAGAAATTCCTCGACTCTACCATTATCCAGAATATATATATTTATAAAGATGTCCCAAGAATAGATTTTGATACCTATGTAGACTGGAAAGAAGACCAGGTGCTGTTAAAAGCAGCTTTTCCGGTAGACGTACATGCCGATAAAGCTACCTATGAAATACAATATGGAAATGTAGAACGTCCAACCCACTGGAACACTTCCTGGGATGTGGCACGTTTCGAAGTGTGTGCCCATAAATGGGCGGATATTTCTGAAGAAGGATTTGGGGTTAGCTTGTTAAATGACTGCAAGTACGGCCATGACATTAAGGATGGGAATATACGATTAACTTTAATTAAATCAGGGATTCACCCGAACAAGGAAGCTGACAGGGAAGAACACTATTTTACTTATTCACTCTATCCCCATGGAGGAGACTGGAAAGCCGGCAGGACAGTTCAGATGGCATACAGCTTAAATATTCCACTATATACTAAGGTAGAGCAACCTCATGATGGCATATTACCCTCCAGCCTGTCCATGGTCCATGTGAGCCGGGATAATGTAATCATTGAAGCAGTTAAAAAGGCAGAGGACAGCGATGAGATTATCATAAGGTTGTATGAATGTCATAACCGGCGAAGTAATGTCCGGGTAACGTTTTATAAGGAATTAAGACGGGTAGTTGAATGCAATCTAATGGAAAAAGAATTGGAGGAAATCGTCCCTGAGGGTAATAGTTTCTCTTTCCAAATTAAACCTTATGAGATCAAGACGTTTAAATTAAATGCACCCCATTGTTAA
- the epsC gene encoding serine O-acetyltransferase EpsC, whose translation MFKTIKEEIKVILERDPAARSWLEVLLLYPGLHAVLSHRLAHWFYNRKMFFIARAISQISRFFTGIEIHPGAKIGKGLFIDHGMGVVIGETTEIGDNCTIYQGVTLGGTGKDKGKRHPTIGNNVLIGSGAKVLGPFKVGDNSKIAANAVVLREVPPNSTVVGVPGRVVTKDNKRVAPAIGVDLDQIHLPDPVSMEMCRLLAKIEQLQQELHDCQLRQRNNDTSIKESET comes from the coding sequence ATGTTTAAAACAATTAAGGAAGAAATAAAAGTAATACTGGAAAGGGATCCGGCAGCAAGAAGCTGGCTGGAGGTATTATTGCTCTATCCCGGCCTTCATGCTGTATTAAGCCATAGGCTTGCACACTGGTTTTATAACCGGAAGATGTTCTTCATTGCCCGGGCAATATCTCAGATAAGCCGGTTTTTTACAGGCATCGAGATACATCCCGGAGCTAAAATAGGCAAGGGATTGTTTATAGACCATGGTATGGGCGTGGTTATTGGAGAGACAACTGAAATAGGCGACAATTGTACCATATATCAAGGTGTAACACTTGGAGGAACGGGGAAAGATAAAGGTAAGAGACATCCTACCATTGGTAACAATGTGCTGATAGGTTCAGGTGCGAAGGTTTTGGGACCTTTCAAAGTTGGGGATAATTCCAAGATTGCTGCCAACGCAGTAGTGCTTAGGGAAGTTCCGCCTAACAGTACCGTTGTCGGCGTGCCCGGCAGAGTTGTTACAAAGGATAATAAGAGAGTGGCCCCTGCCATTGGGGTGGATTTAGACCAGATTCATCTGCCCGATCCGGTATCTATGGAAATGTGCAGATTATTGGCAAAAATTGAACAATTGCAGCAAGAGCTGCACGATTGTCAGTTGCGACAAAGAAACAACGATACCAGTATAAAAGAAAGTGAAACATAA
- a CDS encoding IS607 family transposase, whose translation MKYYTIHEFSKLVGKTPQTLRNWDKKGLLIPHHTGANGYRYYSHDQLKQVLNIKEDKKSKVIIGYCRVSSYKQKDDLQRQVENMKLYLDKQNKNYEIIEDIGSGINYTKKGLRTLLRKIVNNEVEKVVVLYKDRLLRFGFELVEYISNLYGCEIEVIDSTEKTEQQELVEDLVQIITVFSCKLQGKRANKARKMIEELTEDDKDN comes from the coding sequence GTGAAGTATTATACTATACATGAGTTTTCTAAATTAGTTGGAAAAACTCCTCAAACATTAAGAAACTGGGACAAAAAAGGATTACTTATTCCACATCATACAGGTGCTAATGGATATAGATATTATTCGCATGACCAATTAAAACAAGTATTAAATATTAAAGAAGATAAAAAATCAAAAGTTATTATAGGATATTGCCGAGTATCTTCGTATAAACAAAAAGACGATTTACAACGACAAGTTGAAAACATGAAATTATATTTAGACAAACAAAATAAAAATTATGAAATAATTGAAGATATAGGCAGTGGGATTAATTATACTAAAAAAGGATTAAGAACATTATTAAGAAAAATAGTCAACAATGAAGTTGAAAAAGTCGTTGTTCTTTATAAAGATAGATTGTTAAGATTTGGTTTTGAATTGGTGGAATATATATCTAATCTGTATGGATGTGAAATTGAAGTAATAGATAGTACAGAAAAAACTGAACAACAAGAACTTGTTGAAGATTTAGTGCAAATAATAACTGTATTTTCTTGTAAACTTCAAGGTAAAAGAGCAAACAAAGCACGTAAAATGATTGAGGAGTTGACCGAAGATGATAAAGACAATTAG
- a CDS encoding RNA-guided endonuclease InsQ/TnpB family protein yields MIKTIRVQLLPNNKQKTLLKKCADVARWAYNWALSKQLENFKNGGKFINDGELRKELTQLKKNPEYNWLNEVSAQIPKQAIKDLCIAYKNFFRIENKHYSEKTKKKALRQGRQLTVYDLEGHPKFKSKKDVQQGFYHREDLGHLKFKGDKVKLEKIGWIKLSENRIELQTAEKFYNPRIKFDGFNWFITVSIDYKPTNNQKYSDGIGIDLGVKDLAVINDGRKIPNINKSQEIRRLNKKLKRLQRKLSRKYEKQKEGGVNRYKKTKNIIKLEYLIRKVHKKIKDIRTNYLHQETAKLVKAKPEFVCMEDLNVKGMVKNHKLAKSIQEQTFSEFRRIIEYKCKWNNIRFIVADRYYPSSKTCSECGYILDKMSLSTRKWVCPECGIMHDRDINAAINLMKYGKSA; encoded by the coding sequence ATGATAAAGACAATTAGAGTACAATTATTACCTAACAATAAACAAAAGACTTTATTAAAGAAATGTGCAGATGTGGCACGATGGGCTTATAATTGGGCTTTATCTAAGCAATTAGAAAATTTTAAAAACGGTGGCAAGTTTATAAACGATGGAGAGTTAAGAAAGGAACTAACACAACTAAAGAAAAATCCTGAATATAATTGGTTAAATGAAGTTTCAGCACAAATACCAAAACAAGCAATAAAGGATTTATGCATAGCTTATAAAAACTTTTTCAGAATAGAAAATAAACATTATTCTGAAAAAACTAAGAAAAAAGCATTAAGACAAGGTAGACAATTGACAGTTTATGATTTAGAAGGACATCCAAAATTTAAAAGCAAAAAAGATGTACAACAAGGGTTTTATCACAGAGAAGATTTAGGACATTTAAAATTTAAAGGTGATAAAGTAAAACTTGAAAAGATAGGATGGATTAAACTATCTGAAAATAGAATCGAATTACAAACAGCGGAAAAATTTTATAATCCAAGAATAAAATTTGATGGTTTTAATTGGTTTATAACCGTAAGTATTGATTATAAACCTACCAACAACCAAAAGTATTCAGATGGAATAGGCATTGACTTAGGAGTTAAAGATTTAGCAGTAATTAATGATGGTAGAAAAATACCTAATATTAATAAGAGTCAAGAAATAAGAAGATTAAATAAAAAATTAAAAAGACTCCAACGTAAATTATCAAGAAAATATGAAAAACAAAAAGAAGGAGGTGTAAACCGTTATAAGAAAACTAAAAACATTATTAAGTTGGAGTACCTTATTCGTAAAGTTCATAAAAAAATAAAAGACATTCGTACAAATTATTTACATCAAGAAACTGCTAAACTGGTGAAAGCCAAGCCAGAGTTTGTATGTATGGAAGATTTAAACGTTAAAGGCATGGTTAAAAATCATAAATTAGCAAAATCCATACAAGAACAAACATTTAGTGAGTTTCGTAGAATAATAGAATATAAATGTAAATGGAACAATATTAGATTTATAGTAGCAGACAGGTATTATCCATCAAGCAAGACATGTAGTGAATGTGGATATATTTTAGATAAGATGTCTTTATCAACAAGAAAATGGGTGTGTCCTGAATGTGGAATAATGCATGACAGAGATATAAATGCAGCTATAAATCTAATGAAATATGGAAAATCAGCATAA
- the cysS gene encoding cysteine--tRNA ligase, producing the protein MKLYNTLTRQKEEFKPVTPGEVRMYSCGPTVYNYFHIGNARPFIIFDTLRRYLEYRGYKVTFVQNFTDIDDKMIKKANEEGITVKELGERFIAEYFKDAKGLGIKEATVHPKATENIDAIIELIKKLEEKGFAYNVDGDVYFNTKKFKEYGKLSHQPLEALEAGARIDVNEQKRDPMDFALWKKQKPGEPAWESPWGMGRPGWHIECSAMANKYLGTTIDIHSGGQDLIFPHHENEIAQSEAANEAPFANYWLHNGYINVDNQKMSKSLNNFFTVRDVAKEYDYEVIRFFMLSAHYRNPINFSKDLMEQAKGGLERMYTCLGNLEFFKQNAQDRAMNGQEMELASRLNKYKENFIAAMDDDLNTADAIAAMFEMVREINANITATSNSSVVIIEFAANLLKELGNVLGILQKSQQNSLNAEIEELIAKRQQARKEKNWTLADSIRDQLKEMGIVLEDTPQGVKWRKV; encoded by the coding sequence ATGAAACTATATAATACACTTACACGACAAAAAGAAGAATTTAAACCAGTTACCCCAGGTGAGGTAAGAATGTATTCCTGCGGCCCTACAGTATATAATTATTTTCATATCGGTAATGCAAGACCATTTATTATATTTGATACATTGAGAAGATATCTTGAATATAGAGGTTATAAAGTAACCTTTGTACAGAATTTTACTGATATAGACGATAAAATGATTAAGAAGGCCAACGAAGAAGGAATTACTGTTAAGGAACTGGGTGAAAGATTTATTGCCGAATATTTTAAAGATGCAAAGGGACTGGGAATCAAAGAAGCAACTGTACATCCAAAAGCTACTGAAAATATAGATGCCATTATTGAACTTATCAAAAAATTAGAAGAAAAAGGATTTGCCTATAATGTAGATGGAGATGTTTATTTTAATACTAAAAAGTTCAAAGAGTACGGAAAGTTGTCCCATCAACCGCTCGAGGCCCTGGAGGCAGGGGCGAGAATAGATGTAAATGAACAAAAGAGAGATCCCATGGACTTTGCATTGTGGAAAAAGCAAAAGCCGGGTGAGCCTGCATGGGAGAGCCCTTGGGGAATGGGCAGACCGGGGTGGCATATTGAATGTTCTGCAATGGCAAATAAGTATCTTGGAACTACCATTGATATACACAGCGGCGGGCAGGATCTGATTTTCCCTCATCATGAAAATGAGATAGCACAGAGTGAAGCCGCCAACGAGGCACCTTTTGCCAACTACTGGCTGCATAATGGTTATATCAATGTAGATAATCAGAAAATGTCAAAATCGTTAAATAATTTCTTTACGGTAAGGGATGTAGCAAAAGAATATGATTATGAAGTAATAAGATTTTTTATGTTATCAGCTCATTACCGCAACCCCATTAACTTTAGCAAAGATTTAATGGAACAGGCAAAAGGCGGGTTGGAAAGAATGTACACCTGCCTTGGCAACCTGGAATTTTTCAAACAAAATGCCCAGGATAGGGCCATGAATGGACAGGAGATGGAACTGGCCAGCAGGCTAAATAAGTATAAAGAGAACTTCATTGCAGCCATGGATGATGATTTGAATACTGCTGATGCTATCGCGGCCATGTTTGAAATGGTCAGGGAAATCAATGCAAATATTACGGCTACAAGCAATTCATCCGTAGTAATTATAGAATTTGCTGCAAACCTGCTAAAGGAGTTAGGGAACGTATTAGGAATATTGCAAAAGTCACAGCAGAATTCTCTGAATGCTGAAATAGAAGAACTAATTGCTAAACGGCAACAGGCGAGGAAAGAGAAAAACTGGACTTTAGCCGACAGTATACGTGACCAGTTAAAAGAAATGGGAATCGTACTTGAAGATACTCCACAGGGGGTAAAGTGGAGAAAGGTATAA